The genomic segment aaatatgtttatacatttttttatttacttttctttttatttattacgTACTTTATTGCATGAATATTTTACGTCAATTATAACTTTCGTGATTATTACAATATtactaaatataaaaaatagataatttaataaaatgccagtaactattattattattttaatttatatataaataaataaaagaatgtaacataaataataatgttaatataaatatttataaaaattttaacaatttttttaattattttatcaacatCTTGACTTTTCACACCttagataattttataaatgctATTAGTTATTTCCATAGTTTACTTAAATtcacttttatatattattatactttcatttatattttataatatttatttatccatattttttttattcgaAATCATCAAATTCTCCTACTTGATATTACTTTTTGATCGTTATATACTGTAAATAAAATGCGTTAAGTTGATTTTGTATAAgaatattgtttaattttcttttagttttatttatttaaacaattttattataatttttaatgtatttcattgtcatttaattttatctatttattaactaattttttttttatttcatatattctaattttaggttcattattttgttttattatgagtttagtattaaaaaaaccaAAAACTGTTGTTTATAATTTACCACCAGAAAAAGATAGTCCTCCtcatgataaaaaaaataaaataaaaaatgataacaaaGTAGAAAAAATGGTGGATGAAAAAGTGATGTCTTCAGATAGTGAAACTGATAATAATTCagtttcaaaaaaatttttatcaaataaagttatatttcatgttaaagataaaatCTTTGTTTTGGATAAagactttttaataaatgtttcaccattatttaaaataattataaattcatCATATACAATTGACTCAAAATATGGTATTAAAAAGGATATTGTTGATGAAAAACCAATTgatattgatatatttttaaaatgtctacaagattcaaaaaatatttcctgtaagttataaatttttaattttttttttttgacatttacttttatttttttttatttatttaatatttacagATGATAATGTTGCATTAATAATGCGTCTATCTACAAAATATGTTGTACCAAGTCTTATTGAAAATTGTtcaaactttataaaaaatattgacataaagtaaatcattattaataattcattattataattatgttttttaGGAATATGTCACTTCCTGAAATTGTAgacattatcaaaaattgcCTAAAATCAATGACATTTGACAGGCGTTTTGAAAAACTAATATTACGTATTGCTATGGAagattcaataaaaatacaagCATTAAAATTAACTCATATAAATCATAAATTGTATGGTTCAGTTATGGCAacacattttaatatactatACATGAAAGCAGTCGAAAATATGAATggtcatttttttaatcttgaaaaaaataaacttaagtatagtaaaaatatatgcaAAAATTGTAACAAGATTGCTGATGTTGTTTTTTGTGTTGGttgtaaaaaagatttatgtGAAAAACATTGGCGTGAAAAATGTtgtgaaaataattatggtTTAATggaattatataaaataaaggaAAATCTTGTAGATATAAGTaaagattaataattattatttttatcaagatctcattatttatgttttaaaaaaaaaatatttttccagTACTgcaaaatgatattttaaatcagtttatttttttttatattccgTTTAACAACTATTACAGTTCTAattataattgataataagaatttttttaaacgatatttgttttatgatttaatttttacctTATTTTGTaacttacttttttttataatgattaagacaattttttaaatgataaatttattctttttaaatatattttgattaaaatgaataaataaatcttgtttaaaactatttcttttatcaaaataaatatttactaattcaattttaaaaccaattatattaataatatttttttaattaaatattttacattaaaaattaatatactaaattattaataaaaaattaagaatttctttattattttaccattattttttaataaataatcatctatatttaataataattaataaatcaaaaaaaaaaaattttcttatataatattattagaaaaatatttttattaaaataaagaagaaataaatatattgaatgATTGATGAAAATATAATGCTTAAAAGATTGTACtcataaattgaaaaatcaaaataatatcttaTAAACAATTGTCAATTGtcaatatcaattaaaacatttataattttaaagtaccAAACAATGAATGTTTATTTTCTTTGTTTTATAGATACTTTTTCATATAAtctattatcatttattttatttttcttttttaatttatagcatttttaaaattaaatttataaaagaattttactATGTTGGATGAGaatatgatatataataataagaaaatatgtaagaataatattgtcggtaaaaaagaatagatatttaatatttagaGTTTTTCACTCTCATCCAGAGTCTTTTGGTTTATCTAATATTTGATGAgaagtaattttaataatgtttgagtaaaaagaaaatgtaatTGTATAAGATAAAAAGAGTAACATATTAAAGTTGCAAGAGGCATACATAAAGTAGTACGTTTTTATTCTCTTTTtggtttaataaaataatggaaaataaaattattataaccAAACTTtgttttgtaaataaataggtataaatatctttataaGTTATTccaacaaaataataataatagaaaaaaaaatatattttttcatttaaacaTTATGTACTTTAAAGtcaatgtatatttattatattttattaaatttttttaattttttttttaattgaaccATGATAAactatatttcttttataaagaatatataaaggAAGAACATTGATATCCTTAATCTAACAtccttttttataatattttaagttaaattttctatCTGTCTTGGTACATCatttagttatttttatatatagatattgACAAATAAATACACAAagattgaaataaaaaatttactaaattaacactaatttttctttttaaaattaatgtattttGATGTTtcgtttttatttttttaaaactttatataataaatagaaaaaaatttgtataaacTACTTTGTCActcaaaatatattcttacttacaagattataataattttactattattactaatttaaaaaaaaaagacattaataaatttatttctttttatatttttaaagatcaTATAAAAGAAGggaatatatatttaaataatgtattatCATATCAATCTTTCTTACAAACTGTTTTTTATGACATGATGAATAATTGCAGGcaaaataatctttataaCTCTCTCTTTAGCTAATGTTTATTTTGGTCTTTTAAAAACAACTAAGTTTGTCTAAAAATCCACCATGTTAAAAAAAGCATTAAAAATCAAtgataaaaaacatttttatgttatgtatttttttttacataaataaagttatatatattaaatatttttgtaacctattaatattaaaaattgcaGGAAGTACTTCAATagcaaataaaatatttttattttatttttatattattactactatgataattgttaattataACTATAATATACTCAACTAAATTTTTGCTATTACTACACAATTAtcttaagaaatttttattctatgttttcttatatttgtaactttcattatatatattttttttagatgtatttgctttttataaaaaaaaacattttatacaTAGTGTTACTTGTAAAACtaaatgttttaaagaaaatttaatattaaactactaaactttaattaactaatttaaagtttataacatttaaaatttattaaattttcaattaaaatatatttttaaaataaaacaatagttatataacta from the Strongyloides ratti genome assembly S_ratti_ED321, chromosome : X genome contains:
- a CDS encoding BTB/POZ fold domain and BTB/POZ domain-containing protein, encoding MSLVLKKPKTVVYNLPPEKDSPPHDKKNKIKNDNKVEKMVDEKVMSSDSETDNNSVSKKFLSNKVIFHVKDKIFVLDKDFLINVSPLFKIIINSSYTIDSKYGIKKDIVDEKPIDIDIFLKCLQDSKNISYDNVALIMRLSTKYVVPSLIENCSNFIKNIDIKNMSLPEIVDIIKNCLKSMTFDRRFEKLILRIAMEDSIKIQALKLTHINHKLYGSVMATHFNILYMKAVENMNGHFFNLEKNKLKYSKNICKNCNKIADVVFCVGCKKDLCEKHWREKCCENNYGLMELYKIKENLVDISKD